The following nucleotide sequence is from uncultured Draconibacterium sp..
TATAAACGGTAAATATCGAATATTTATTCCTCCCGGGAAAGAGAGAACTCGACAGGAAGTTACTTTTAATATTGAAAGTAACCACTTTAAAGAAGGGGGGAATACTATTCAATTTGGATATTCCCCAAAAAATAAAGCGGAAAGAAGTCAAGACACAAACCAAGGTTATGTGGTTTACAATTTTAAATTAGGATTCAGGTAGAAGAATATATAATTTTTAGAGAGGGGACTTTTCACATTCTTTAGGTTAGCCAATTGTGGGATATTTCAAAAATTCCTAATGCCGAATTTCAATAACTACTTCCCACGTTCAAACGAATATTATAATCAACAAGATATAGCCAAAGAAAAATGACCGAGGCCCGATTTCTATAAGAAACAGAGTACAGATAACGTTACTTCCCTCTCATTTCAAATCGATCGTAAAACCACAAGAAAACAACGGCAGAAATGGCAATGCCCGAGAAAGCCAACCGTCCTGTTTATGGGCAGCGGCTATTGGCAAAAACGAAGTTCCCAGATACACTGCTTTTTGATCGGCCGGTGCAATTTTTCCCACATATTTGGTAAACTTTGGTGAGCTTCCCATTTCGCCAAGTGCAAAAATAAAAGACCCAACAAAATTAACCAGCCACTTTAAGTTGAGAAGCCATCTTGTTATTGCCGCTTTCCTTTCATTATAAACTTATCGTATAAGAAAAGTGCCACTACAGCTGCCAGCCCAATAATAAGGATGACCATCCATATTTGCGACGGATTATATTTATCCCACAACTGGTTCGTAAGTTCTGCAGGAGTCATTCCCATTTTTTGTGCTGCTGCATTAAAGTATTCATTCTGCGTAAGTCCGTCGGCCAACTTAATGCCTTTTTCAGCTACCTCCTGCCTTACAAAAACATTTTTATCAGACATTCCGCCATATACATTTCCGGAAATAATTCCGGCGAATACATTACCCAAAAACACAGGGATAAATGAATACCCCATATAAAGCGCCTTTTTGTCAGCCGGAGCAATACGTCCGATGTATTCGGTGATCTTTGGCGAACCAGCCATTTCGCCGATGGCAAAAATATAAATTGCAACCAGCGTGAAAAGGACATTCTGTGTTGCCAGCGTCAACGCCATTCCAATGGCACACACCAGAAATCCCGTCATCATGGAGCGCAAAGGACGCCATTTCATTACAACAGCTGATACAATGATTTGGAATATGATAATAAACATCGCATCAAAATTGGTAATAAACTCCGCTTCCATCTGCCCGGTTTCGGCAATCCCGTAATTTTCGCTAAAGAACGGTAGGTACTGATGGAAGAAATTGTACACGGCACTTGTGTCAACCCACTGGGCAATAAAAACCGGCAGTGTGAAGAAAAGTTGGTTGTACATTGTCCAGAAACCGGCCACAATAACCAGGAACAGTACAAACTTAAAATCCTTTATCACCAATGCAATATTGGTAAAAACCTTTCTGATCGATACCCAAATTGAATCAGTATTTATGATTCGGTCTGGTTCTTTATAAAACAACAGTAGGATAAAATTTAAGGATACAATCCCGGCAGAGATATAAAATATCAATTCCGATTGTCCTTTGTAGATTAGCGTAACTAATGGCCCGAAAAAGGCGCCAATATTCACCATCATATAGAAAATACCAAAACCAATCGATGCTGTTTCATCAGTAGTTGTTTTGGCAATTGTTGCAGATATAATGGGTTTAAAAAGTGCTGCACCCAGGGCCAAATAAAGGTACATAATAAAAACACCAACAAAAGTATCAAAGTGTGGCAGTAATATAAATGCCGAGGTATAAACAACAAAAGCTATAAACAATACCCGTTTATAGCCGTATTTATCGGCAATCGCACCCGTTATAACCGGCAAAAAATACAAGATACCCGTGCCAATACCCATTATTAAACCTTTTTGCTCCTGCGAGAATTCCAATCCTCCCATGTCTGCCGATCCGGTGAGATAATTGGCAAACAACATAAAAAAGCCGTACCATGCCCAACGTTCAAATAACTCAATAGTATTAGCTACCCAAAAACTGCGGTTGTATTTTTTTAATACCGAAACAAATGCCATATCGCCTTAATTTGATGAAGCACGTAAGGTAACATTTTTCGAAATATGTTCTGCTCCTCAACACCGCAGAGCTGACATATCGCATAAAAATTCGTAAAAAAGAAGAAGGAAGGAATCACTTTGCAGACGCAGTTCACAGCACTACAAT
It contains:
- a CDS encoding MFS transporter, yielding MAFVSVLKKYNRSFWVANTIELFERWAWYGFFMLFANYLTGSADMGGLEFSQEQKGLIMGIGTGILYFLPVITGAIADKYGYKRVLFIAFVVYTSAFILLPHFDTFVGVFIMYLYLALGAALFKPIISATIAKTTTDETASIGFGIFYMMVNIGAFFGPLVTLIYKGQSELIFYISAGIVSLNFILLLFYKEPDRIINTDSIWVSIRKVFTNIALVIKDFKFVLFLVIVAGFWTMYNQLFFTLPVFIAQWVDTSAVYNFFHQYLPFFSENYGIAETGQMEAEFITNFDAMFIIIFQIIVSAVVMKWRPLRSMMTGFLVCAIGMALTLATQNVLFTLVAIYIFAIGEMAGSPKITEYIGRIAPADKKALYMGYSFIPVFLGNVFAGIISGNVYGGMSDKNVFVRQEVAEKGIKLADGLTQNEYFNAAAQKMGMTPAELTNQLWDKYNPSQIWMVILIIGLAAVVALFLYDKFIMKGKRQ